One window of the Tachypleus tridentatus isolate NWPU-2018 chromosome 10, ASM421037v1, whole genome shotgun sequence genome contains the following:
- the LOC143228896 gene encoding bromodomain-containing protein 3-like isoform X2 codes for MGGSQDESGHNDVNATKDTSVMCKETGSEPVNGVVQPPFVPSLEKPHRNTNQLQYLLKVVMKVVWKHQFAWPFHEPVDTIKLNLPDYHKIIQQPMDLGTIKKRLENCWYYSATECVDDFKTMFTNCYVYNKPGENDAGPLVPLELPHPLLILLGMIALTTIVQHSIVTSYCKGLQSQIDLSHTSL; via the exons ATGGGTGGATCACAAGATGAGAGTGGACATAATGATGTg AATGCCACTAAGGATACATCAGTGATGTGTAAAGAGACTGGATCAGAGCCAGTGAATGGTGTAGTTCAGCCTCCTTTTGTTCCTTCACTTGAGAAACCACATCGGAACACCAACCAATTGCAGTATCTCCTTAAGGTTGTAATGAAAGTTGTGTGGAAACACCAGTTTGCTTGGCCATTCCATGAACCTGTGGATACAATTAAACTGAATTTGCCT GACTATCATAAGATTATTCAACAACCCATGGATCTTGGAACTATCAAGAAAAGACTAGAAAATTGCTGGTATTATTCTGCTACTGAATGTGTTGATGACTTCAAAACCATGTTTACAAATTGCTACGTGTACAATAAACCAGGAGAG AATGATGCTGGTCCTTTGGTGCCCTTGGAGCTACCTCATCCACTGTTGATTTTGCTTGGTATGATTGCTTTGACCACTATTGTCCAACATTCCATTGTAACAAGCTACTGCAAAGGATTGCAAAGTCAAATTGACTTAAGTCATACATCCTTGTAA
- the LOC143228896 gene encoding bromodomain-containing protein 3-like isoform X1, which produces MGGSQDESGHNDVGTCLALPYQNATKDTSVMCKETGSEPVNGVVQPPFVPSLEKPHRNTNQLQYLLKVVMKVVWKHQFAWPFHEPVDTIKLNLPDYHKIIQQPMDLGTIKKRLENCWYYSATECVDDFKTMFTNCYVYNKPGENDAGPLVPLELPHPLLILLGMIALTTIVQHSIVTSYCKGLQSQIDLSHTSL; this is translated from the exons ATGGGTGGATCACAAGATGAGAGTGGACATAATGATGTg GGTACTTGTCTGGCTCTTCCATATCAGAATGCCACTAAGGATACATCAGTGATGTGTAAAGAGACTGGATCAGAGCCAGTGAATGGTGTAGTTCAGCCTCCTTTTGTTCCTTCACTTGAGAAACCACATCGGAACACCAACCAATTGCAGTATCTCCTTAAGGTTGTAATGAAAGTTGTGTGGAAACACCAGTTTGCTTGGCCATTCCATGAACCTGTGGATACAATTAAACTGAATTTGCCT GACTATCATAAGATTATTCAACAACCCATGGATCTTGGAACTATCAAGAAAAGACTAGAAAATTGCTGGTATTATTCTGCTACTGAATGTGTTGATGACTTCAAAACCATGTTTACAAATTGCTACGTGTACAATAAACCAGGAGAG AATGATGCTGGTCCTTTGGTGCCCTTGGAGCTACCTCATCCACTGTTGATTTTGCTTGGTATGATTGCTTTGACCACTATTGTCCAACATTCCATTGTAACAAGCTACTGCAAAGGATTGCAAAGTCAAATTGACTTAAGTCATACATCCTTGTAA